A part of Paenibacillus sp. sptzw28 genomic DNA contains:
- a CDS encoding carbohydrate ABC transporter permease, with product MTIKESIGDRLLLIFMYAAIIVFALACLIPFVSVISSSLSTETALMKYGFSIFPKEFSLEAFRLLFKDSTIYKAYGVTIFITVVGTVLAMLVTCAMAYPLSLRSLKYRNPITFYVFFTMLFHGGLVSTYILITKYLGMKDSIWVLIIPSLINPFNMFLMRNFFKSIDESLAESAKIDGANDIYIMFRIMLPISLPAIATISLFYALAFWNKWFEAMLFISNKDLFPLQYLIKRILENAEFGKQLAASSFIPNYVTPTLTTRMATTVVTIGPIIFLYPFLQKYFVKGLLVGAVKG from the coding sequence ATGACGATTAAAGAAAGTATAGGGGACCGTTTGCTTCTCATTTTTATGTATGCGGCAATTATCGTATTTGCCCTTGCTTGTTTGATTCCGTTCGTGTCCGTGATCAGCAGCTCGTTATCCACGGAAACGGCCCTGATGAAGTATGGCTTCAGCATATTTCCGAAAGAGTTTTCGTTAGAAGCGTTCCGGCTGTTATTCAAAGACAGCACGATTTATAAAGCATACGGCGTAACCATCTTTATAACGGTTGTCGGGACCGTTCTTGCTATGCTGGTTACTTGCGCAATGGCGTATCCGTTGTCCCTTCGTTCCTTAAAGTACCGCAACCCTATCACGTTTTATGTGTTCTTTACGATGCTGTTTCATGGGGGACTCGTCTCCACCTATATCCTGATAACAAAATATTTGGGGATGAAAGATTCGATATGGGTACTGATCATCCCTTCATTAATCAACCCTTTTAATATGTTCCTAATGCGCAATTTTTTTAAATCGATTGATGAATCGCTCGCGGAATCGGCCAAAATCGACGGAGCTAACGACATATATATTATGTTTCGAATCATGCTTCCGATTTCCTTGCCCGCTATCGCGACCATCAGCCTGTTTTATGCATTGGCCTTTTGGAACAAATGGTTTGAGGCGATGCTTTTTATATCGAACAAGGATCTATTCCCGTTGCAGTATCTGATTAAACGGATTCTCGAAAACGCCGAATTTGGGAAGCAGCTCGCCGCAAGTTCTTTCATACCAAACTATGTGACCCCTACGCTTACAACAAGGATGGCGACAACGGTTGTAACGATCGGGCCAATCATCTTCTTGTATCCGTTCCTGCAAAAATATTTCGTCAAAGGCTTATTGGTCGGCGCAGTTAAAGGCTGA
- a CDS encoding sugar ABC transporter permease — protein MERTITYQNQSQKREAKSKNSFFREIRKNHLLYLLTLPGILLIFVFAYLPIFGIAIAFQDYNPVKGVFGSAFVGFKNFRFLIGSSEIVKVLFNTVFLNLLFILCGTIVSVSFAIMFSELNSKKFKTITQTMVTLPNFLSWTVVAMIVSVYFTYQGGVLNQILNAIGFESIIFFNEPGYWPLFLVCIKIWHGAGFGSIVYLATISGINPEIYESASMDGASRWKKICYITLPMLKPTIILLLLLALGGIFYGDFGMIYAIVGKNALLYPTTDVIDTYVYRALVDLGNVSMSAAVGVFQSFIGFMLVVTVNQITRKYSPESALY, from the coding sequence ATGGAGAGAACTATAACCTATCAAAACCAGTCACAAAAAAGAGAGGCTAAAAGTAAAAACTCGTTTTTTCGCGAAATTCGCAAAAATCATTTGCTTTACCTTCTTACTTTGCCAGGCATCCTGCTAATCTTTGTTTTCGCTTATTTGCCGATATTCGGGATTGCCATTGCCTTTCAGGACTATAACCCGGTGAAAGGGGTATTCGGAAGTGCGTTTGTAGGCTTCAAAAATTTCCGTTTTTTAATTGGATCAAGCGAAATAGTCAAGGTTTTGTTTAATACCGTTTTTCTTAACTTATTGTTTATTCTATGCGGGACGATTGTTTCCGTATCGTTTGCGATCATGTTTTCGGAGCTGAATTCTAAAAAGTTCAAAACGATAACGCAAACCATGGTAACATTGCCCAACTTTTTGTCCTGGACGGTAGTTGCTATGATCGTATCGGTTTACTTTACGTATCAGGGCGGCGTGCTCAATCAAATCTTGAACGCGATCGGGTTCGAATCCATTATATTCTTTAATGAACCCGGATATTGGCCATTGTTCCTTGTATGCATCAAAATCTGGCATGGTGCCGGCTTCGGATCAATTGTTTACTTAGCAACGATAAGCGGCATTAATCCGGAGATTTATGAATCAGCGTCGATGGATGGCGCAAGCAGGTGGAAAAAAATATGTTATATCACCTTGCCTATGTTGAAGCCGACGATTATATTGCTGCTGCTCCTGGCCTTGGGAGGCATTTTCTACGGCGATTTTGGAATGATTTACGCCATTGTCGGGAAGAATGCGCTTCTATATCCAACCACCGATGTTATCGATACTTATGTGTATCGTGCGCTTGTGGATTTAGGCAACGTCAGCATGTCGGCGGCCGTTGGGGTTTTCCAATCCTTTATCGGGTTCATGCTTGTCGTTACGGTGAATCAAATCACGCGCAAATATTCGCCGGAATCGGCTTTGTATTAA
- a CDS encoding family 43 glycosylhydrolase has product MSRIQGIHAILAGDYPDPSIVRVGRHYYMTHSSFHYTPGLLVWHSRNLIDWEPIGHAIHQHVGGSIMAPDLIYHEGLYYIYFPAGGTNWVVTAENPAGPWSKPIDLKVGYIDPGHAADEEGNRFLFLSEGYMVRLSRDGLSTVGDLRKVYDGWRYPKEWLTEGFYLESPKLTYKDGYYYMTSAQGGTAGPATSHMIVSARSRSLEGPWENSPYNPVVRTKHRSETWWSKGHGTLVDTPEGNWFVVYHAYEKDYYTLGRQTLIELIEWTADGWFTVVDAEGGAVPEAAVTAQPSDGALALADSGRLGLHWHFFGGERLSDYKIEDNRLALKAVSLERAEPLLSIPMHHAYTAEVSVTVEGEAAGTLGLFYKPGFYCGIGFDGKGTFVFRNQNTTERNAVSGGSVTLRIVNDHHEVSLYFRDSTGQWSKLDHGFELSGYHHNVLGQFLSLRIALNATGEGNVTFSEFSYQAGIPDALQDETKRGQIE; this is encoded by the coding sequence ATGTCACGAATTCAAGGGATTCACGCTATTTTGGCAGGCGACTATCCGGATCCATCCATTGTTAGAGTCGGCCGGCACTATTATATGACACATTCTTCATTCCACTATACCCCGGGTCTGCTCGTGTGGCATTCCCGTAATCTGATTGATTGGGAGCCGATCGGTCACGCGATTCACCAGCATGTGGGTGGATCGATCATGGCGCCGGATTTGATCTACCATGAGGGACTCTATTATATCTATTTTCCAGCCGGCGGAACGAATTGGGTCGTAACGGCAGAAAACCCTGCAGGGCCGTGGAGCAAACCGATCGATCTAAAGGTCGGCTATATCGACCCGGGACATGCGGCAGATGAAGAAGGGAATCGTTTCCTATTTTTGTCCGAAGGATATATGGTCCGATTGTCAAGGGATGGCTTATCGACCGTAGGAGATTTAAGGAAGGTCTACGACGGTTGGAGATATCCCAAGGAATGGTTGACGGAAGGCTTTTATCTGGAGTCTCCAAAGCTTACGTACAAGGATGGATACTACTATATGACCAGCGCGCAAGGGGGGACTGCCGGGCCTGCGACCAGCCACATGATCGTCTCCGCCCGCTCCAGATCGCTGGAAGGGCCATGGGAGAATTCGCCTTACAATCCGGTTGTGCGTACGAAGCACCGCAGCGAAACCTGGTGGTCCAAGGGTCACGGGACGCTGGTTGATACGCCCGAAGGGAATTGGTTTGTCGTTTATCATGCCTATGAAAAAGACTATTATACCCTCGGCAGGCAGACGCTGATCGAACTGATTGAATGGACAGCCGATGGCTGGTTTACTGTGGTTGATGCCGAAGGCGGAGCCGTTCCTGAGGCTGCTGTAACTGCACAGCCTTCGGATGGAGCTCTGGCGCTTGCGGATTCCGGACGTTTGGGGCTGCATTGGCACTTTTTCGGAGGAGAACGTCTCAGCGATTATAAAATAGAAGATAACCGTTTGGCACTGAAGGCAGTCTCTTTGGAACGCGCAGAACCGCTCTTGAGCATTCCGATGCACCACGCCTATACGGCCGAAGTGTCCGTCACAGTGGAAGGCGAGGCAGCAGGCACGCTTGGCTTGTTCTATAAACCGGGCTTTTACTGTGGCATCGGCTTTGATGGCAAGGGGACGTTTGTTTTCCGGAATCAGAATACCACGGAACGAAATGCAGTGTCCGGAGGATCCGTAACGCTCCGTATCGTCAATGATCATCATGAGGTAAGCTTGTACTTCCGTGACTCGACAGGACAGTGGTCCAAGCTGGACCACGGCTTCGAATTGTCCGGCTATCATCACAATGTATTGGGCCAGTTTCTAAGTCTCCGCATCGCGTTGAATGCAACAGGCGAAGGCAATGTGACGTTTAGCGAATTTTCCTATCAGGCAGGTATTCCCGATGCTTTGCAAGACGAAACGAAGAGAGGACAGATAGAATGA
- a CDS encoding family 43 glycosylhydrolase, whose amino-acid sequence MNAPLFRDPIYDGAADPVLIWNREAKEWWMIYTNRRATQEGPKFGWVHGTDLGVASSSDGGSTWLYRGTLEGLETGWGRNTFWAPEIIWHDGLYHMYVTYVHGVPKDWTGKARIRHYTSPDLIRWKFESTLGISEENVIDACVYRLPNGTFRMWFKQWNHTYAADSKDLYDWQPIGPVITETKHEGPNVFHFKGYYWLIIDEWMGQGVYRSDDLEKWERQGRILDKPGLREEDGTIANHADVVVQGDQAYIFYFTHPGRVNGIDDGTYQCRRTSIQVARLDVLDGFLTCDRNESFGLKLSPDDES is encoded by the coding sequence ATGAATGCACCTTTATTCAGGGATCCAATATATGACGGAGCTGCCGATCCCGTTCTCATCTGGAACAGGGAAGCAAAGGAATGGTGGATGATCTATACGAATCGCCGGGCAACGCAGGAAGGTCCGAAGTTCGGATGGGTACACGGCACCGATCTCGGTGTTGCTTCTTCATCGGATGGCGGATCAACCTGGTTATACCGGGGAACCTTGGAAGGTCTCGAAACAGGCTGGGGCAGAAATACGTTCTGGGCGCCTGAAATCATTTGGCATGATGGTCTGTACCATATGTATGTCACTTATGTCCACGGCGTACCAAAGGATTGGACGGGCAAGGCTCGTATCAGGCATTATACAAGCCCCGACCTTATTCGTTGGAAGTTCGAGTCCACGCTTGGAATTAGTGAGGAGAACGTGATCGATGCCTGTGTGTATCGTCTGCCGAACGGCACCTTTCGGATGTGGTTTAAACAGTGGAATCATACCTACGCTGCGGATAGCAAGGATCTGTATGATTGGCAGCCGATTGGACCGGTAATTACCGAAACAAAACACGAAGGACCGAATGTGTTTCACTTTAAAGGATATTATTGGCTTATCATAGACGAATGGATGGGACAAGGCGTTTACCGTTCCGATGATTTGGAGAAATGGGAGCGGCAAGGCCGAATTCTTGACAAGCCAGGTTTGCGGGAGGAAGACGGAACGATCGCTAATCACGCAGACGTGGTCGTCCAGGGTGATCAAGCCTATATCTTTTATTTTACTCATCCCGGAAGGGTGAACGGGATCGATGATGGAACCTATCAATGTCGCCGTACTTCAATACAGGTAGCCAGATTGGATGTGTTGGACGGCTTTTTGACCTGTGACCGGAACGAGAGTTTCGGGCTCAAGTTATCGCCGGATGATGAAAGCTGA
- a CDS encoding helix-turn-helix domain-containing protein — protein sequence MMKTIFAFIRKKNILFKIILSYSLVGFLFVTGFSYVILFKVSSELTNEVNETSARMIEQSYNTADILLSSTYNYYSQLFLKNEWINSAMFGNDFTPGDIHKINSQLNNFKQTNPLVSSIYVYNYNRRLVFSSSLTFSTIDNFFDKGMTDLLEQKKMHGEGIFIPRKATFTFPNSTNTGLSQNLISVIYSNLRPDGNRDSMIVNLDQNVLQQLVMKGSGEGNYQMMIVNDQGRIISSPEGDIFQKIDIPTEMLKPIMGNNGKRGSFITQLSDKNYMVSYVKADRLGWNFIILADYDKLLGKVYTLKSFILRITLLCLAIMAITSAFFTKIIYVPIYQLIKRTLATTESKDKPLLNEYDLLNKSFSLLESKVSNLQSDINQSVSARRQSFLRSILHGTLGKGADVQQAMKKLGLGQESDRYVVCVLKMDSFHEMSEKYDMVDISLLKYAIENISREMASSRYKLEVLEDGHDSLDLIFNIGSDDEPHGLQIKALLAEIQNNVEKFLKITVTASIGPVAERAEDLKLSRLGADQAVHFRLVYGTNSLISYEQIITEETKEYQYPVTLEKQMMYSLKAGELEQLRELSDEFFAGVHRFKYDEIILSLVQLLVMTIRTAKGMSSFGREDADLEIHTCQQQVLRLDTLEQIESWYLSLCERIIAIRDRESRSKNNKTVEKMAEYIKDHYTDPNLSVDMLAQLIGLSSSYVRKLFKEETGKSVAEHIAEHRFQKAQELLMHTDHPAKKIGEMVGFDNPSYFYVLFKKHVGMTPDHYRRENKLENMMTD from the coding sequence ATGATGAAAACGATTTTCGCATTTATCCGGAAGAAGAATATACTGTTTAAAATCATTCTCTCTTATTCACTCGTCGGTTTTTTATTTGTTACCGGGTTTTCTTACGTCATCCTGTTCAAGGTCTCAAGTGAGTTGACTAATGAAGTCAATGAAACCTCTGCCAGAATGATTGAACAATCATACAATACGGCAGATATCCTTCTATCGTCTACCTATAACTATTATTCGCAATTGTTTCTCAAGAATGAATGGATTAACAGCGCAATGTTTGGGAACGACTTTACTCCAGGCGATATTCACAAAATTAACAGTCAGCTTAACAATTTCAAACAGACGAACCCATTGGTATCTTCTATTTATGTGTATAACTACAATAGAAGACTTGTCTTTTCCTCGTCTTTGACTTTCAGCACCATTGACAATTTTTTCGATAAAGGCATGACAGACCTGCTTGAACAGAAAAAAATGCACGGTGAGGGTATATTCATCCCCAGGAAAGCCACCTTCACGTTTCCCAATAGTACAAATACCGGACTAAGCCAAAATTTGATTTCAGTGATTTATTCTAATTTACGGCCAGATGGAAATCGGGACAGCATGATTGTGAACTTGGACCAAAATGTATTGCAGCAGCTTGTCATGAAGGGAAGCGGGGAAGGAAATTATCAAATGATGATCGTTAATGATCAAGGACGCATCATTTCCAGCCCTGAAGGGGATATTTTCCAGAAAATCGATATTCCAACAGAGATGCTGAAACCAATTATGGGAAATAATGGAAAACGCGGGAGTTTCATTACCCAACTAAGCGACAAGAATTATATGGTGTCTTATGTGAAAGCGGATCGGCTTGGCTGGAACTTCATTATATTGGCCGATTATGACAAGCTGCTCGGCAAAGTATATACACTCAAAAGCTTTATTTTGAGAATAACCCTGCTATGTTTGGCTATCATGGCGATTACATCGGCATTCTTCACCAAAATTATTTATGTTCCTATATATCAATTAATTAAAAGAACTTTAGCAACGACAGAGTCAAAGGACAAGCCGCTGCTAAATGAGTATGATTTATTAAATAAATCATTCTCTCTGCTGGAGAGTAAGGTTAGCAACCTTCAATCCGATATCAATCAATCGGTATCAGCCCGCAGGCAAAGCTTTCTTCGTTCCATACTGCATGGGACGTTAGGAAAGGGAGCCGATGTGCAGCAAGCGATGAAGAAACTGGGTCTTGGCCAGGAATCGGACCGGTATGTGGTTTGCGTGCTTAAAATGGATTCCTTCCATGAGATGTCGGAGAAATATGATATGGTCGACATTTCATTATTGAAATACGCGATTGAGAATATTAGCAGGGAAATGGCTTCAAGCCGCTATAAATTGGAAGTTCTTGAAGACGGCCATGATTCTCTCGACCTAATATTTAATATCGGCTCTGATGATGAACCTCACGGGTTACAAATCAAGGCTTTATTGGCGGAGATTCAGAACAATGTTGAAAAATTTCTAAAAATCACCGTTACGGCATCGATTGGTCCCGTTGCAGAAAGAGCTGAAGACCTGAAGCTCTCCAGACTAGGCGCAGACCAGGCTGTACACTTCAGGTTGGTATACGGAACGAATAGCTTGATTTCCTATGAGCAAATTATCACGGAAGAAACCAAAGAGTATCAATATCCCGTAACATTAGAGAAGCAGATGATGTACAGCCTGAAAGCAGGCGAATTGGAGCAGCTGCGGGAGCTGTCGGATGAATTTTTTGCGGGTGTTCATCGGTTCAAATACGATGAAATTATTCTTTCACTTGTGCAATTGCTTGTTATGACCATTCGAACGGCTAAAGGCATGTCAAGCTTTGGTCGTGAAGACGCCGATTTGGAGATTCATACGTGTCAGCAGCAAGTATTACGCTTGGATACGTTAGAACAAATCGAGAGTTGGTACCTTTCATTATGCGAGAGGATAATCGCGATCCGAGACAGAGAATCACGGTCCAAAAATAACAAAACGGTTGAAAAAATGGCGGAATACATTAAAGATCACTATACGGATCCCAATTTATCCGTGGATATGTTAGCGCAATTGATCGGTTTGTCATCCAGTTATGTGAGAAAATTGTTCAAGGAGGAGACTGGCAAGTCTGTGGCCGAACATATTGCCGAGCATCGATTCCAAAAAGCACAAGAGCTCCTGATGCACACCGATCATCCGGCTAAAAAAATCGGTGAAATGGTCGGATTCGATAACCCGAGTTACTTTTATGTACTGTTTAAGAAGCACGTAGGGATGACGCCGGATCATTACCGCAGGGAGAATAAGTTGGAAAACATGATGACGGACTAA
- a CDS encoding extracellular solute-binding protein, which translates to MKGTIRKAALPALALILGMSTFLAACSSNETAGENAGKNAGKNNTAQTADSNAKAPEPVTLKVMLFGEKPADLEKVLAKFEEETKDTLNTKLNIEYNPPADHKQKMQLKMSTGESVDLMFDAPWMFLYNNVSQGYYQQLDKYFNNDEYPGLKQAFPSELIEANKINGHSYTIPFMTSYSDPFVINIRKDIREELGLPPVKTLADYKNYLEKVQEKHPDYVPAAIGGRGIYRLGIPEEKGHNDIRLAAVVQDSFTGGIPFSVALSADGKKMLGAATIGDPDSEFASFPAPFNTHDSIYGHFGLRTEFRKFNNKDPLSAQANSALDPAKNASTEGTINGLVFGKKDLKKVVPNGDLEPFFYTSQDIADMKPGAIRTDFRANNSVVIPASSKNIDRTMKFLDWLYSSKDNHDLFELGIEGEHWVKDGDNGYKTTDKTTNYLFQGYELTWNPTLSRINTDNDPETIKYIQYTMDKNSYYQIPLSGFVFDSKPVATEIAQIKPKLQETADILMTGLEPKWKELAQKSNSEWRQLGLEKVRAEVIKQVQAYLDAGGK; encoded by the coding sequence ATGAAAGGCACAATCAGAAAGGCCGCTTTACCCGCACTTGCCCTGATCCTAGGTATGAGCACATTTTTGGCCGCTTGCTCAAGCAATGAGACAGCCGGTGAAAATGCCGGCAAGAATGCCGGCAAGAATAACACCGCGCAAACCGCAGATTCCAATGCGAAGGCTCCAGAGCCGGTAACGTTGAAAGTAATGCTCTTCGGCGAGAAGCCGGCTGATTTGGAAAAGGTGCTGGCCAAATTCGAGGAAGAGACGAAAGATACGTTGAATACGAAGCTTAATATTGAGTACAACCCGCCTGCGGATCATAAACAAAAAATGCAGTTGAAAATGTCGACAGGCGAATCGGTTGACCTGATGTTCGATGCACCTTGGATGTTCCTCTATAACAACGTCAGCCAGGGCTACTACCAGCAATTGGACAAGTACTTCAATAATGACGAGTATCCGGGTCTGAAGCAAGCGTTTCCGTCGGAGCTTATTGAAGCGAACAAAATTAACGGACACAGCTATACCATTCCGTTTATGACCTCTTACTCGGATCCGTTCGTCATTAATATTCGGAAGGATATTCGGGAAGAATTGGGCTTGCCGCCGGTAAAAACCCTGGCGGACTACAAAAATTATTTGGAAAAAGTTCAGGAGAAGCATCCGGATTACGTGCCGGCTGCCATCGGCGGACGTGGAATTTATAGACTGGGCATACCGGAGGAAAAAGGACACAACGATATTCGGCTTGCCGCTGTCGTTCAAGATTCGTTCACCGGCGGAATTCCATTTAGCGTAGCCCTGTCGGCGGACGGAAAGAAGATGCTCGGTGCGGCAACCATCGGCGACCCGGACTCCGAATTCGCTTCATTCCCGGCACCGTTTAATACGCACGATTCGATTTACGGCCATTTCGGATTGAGAACGGAATTTAGAAAGTTCAACAATAAGGATCCGTTGTCCGCCCAAGCAAACTCAGCTCTCGATCCTGCTAAGAACGCTTCAACCGAAGGCACCATCAACGGCCTGGTATTCGGAAAAAAAGATTTGAAGAAAGTGGTTCCAAATGGAGATCTTGAGCCTTTCTTCTATACCAGCCAAGATATTGCGGACATGAAACCCGGCGCGATCCGGACAGATTTCCGCGCTAATAACAGTGTCGTAATCCCTGCAAGCTCGAAAAATATCGACCGCACCATGAAATTCCTGGATTGGTTGTACAGCAGCAAGGACAATCATGACTTGTTCGAACTTGGAATCGAGGGAGAGCACTGGGTCAAAGACGGAGATAACGGTTACAAAACAACGGATAAAACAACCAACTATTTGTTCCAAGGCTATGAACTAACCTGGAATCCGACTTTGTCCAGAATTAATACCGACAATGATCCGGAAACGATTAAATATATTCAGTATACCATGGATAAAAACAGCTACTACCAAATTCCGCTGTCCGGATTCGTCTTCGATTCCAAGCCAGTTGCAACGGAAATCGCTCAAATCAAGCCTAAGCTGCAGGAAACGGCGGATATTCTGATGACCGGTTTGGAACCGAAATGGAAAGAGCTTGCCCAGAAATCGAATAGCGAATGGCGTCAATTAGGACTTGAAAAGGTACGCGCAGAGGTGATCAAGCAAGTCCAAGCTTATCTTGATGCAGGCGGCAAATAA
- a CDS encoding sensor histidine kinase: protein MSRFRKLSLIRQIIFLILLMLLILLTSFVISDMIAKRIVERKVTESVSKIFLQVEEKMVSFNSDIEGIFDFLFYSPTIQNYLGTEDDLERILGNREVVSMFANAVSLKKNIRGIQLFDKDGNIIASIGSGSVRSVPSPIQSIEYSGLLTTPLSDHRDSKRSFYAISTPIYQLDQNRLVRGYKGIGRFFMDATNFSPILKSAKITPNSQVLLIDAMNNIIAAEGPLPPGQTMFYVKQWENKKDYIIQTITLPRSEWKLISLIPRNELLEDMDTVKRFNIVTYSIMFFILCIFLFIFFSRILKPIKELMDFMKSFSKKGGESRFNVVYHNEIGVLGSKLNSMLDDIDMLSKQVQSTQARMYEMELAKKQMEISAFRNQINPHFLYNTLESIRAVALIYDVEEIADISASMSNMFRYAVKGSNFVTVREEIEHVNEYSKIIEFRFRGRFQIEIDTDERLMSERMLKMLLQPIVENAVFHGLERKIGKGKVHIRVCRMDEGQIGITIQDDGHGMDEVRYSDLMSKLHRYADSGAFLDKDTAKGIGLLNIYRRMKLFYGDGADMKIWSRLHEGTTVCITFPMIVPHIEEAGGEAYVPSIDRGR, encoded by the coding sequence ATGAGTCGATTTCGCAAGCTTAGTTTGATCCGGCAAATCATTTTTTTAATCCTATTAATGCTGCTTATCCTGCTTACATCGTTCGTTATTTCCGATATGATCGCCAAGCGTATTGTAGAGCGCAAAGTAACGGAGTCGGTCAGCAAGATTTTCCTGCAGGTCGAGGAGAAGATGGTGAGCTTCAATTCGGATATCGAAGGAATCTTCGATTTTCTCTTTTACAGTCCGACCATTCAAAACTATTTGGGAACGGAAGATGACCTTGAGAGAATCTTGGGGAATCGGGAAGTTGTGTCGATGTTCGCGAATGCGGTCTCTTTGAAAAAAAATATAAGAGGCATTCAACTGTTCGATAAGGACGGAAACATCATCGCGTCGATCGGGAGCGGGTCCGTGCGTTCCGTTCCGTCTCCGATTCAGTCGATCGAATACTCCGGATTATTGACTACGCCGCTGTCAGACCATCGGGACAGCAAGCGGTCATTCTATGCCATTTCCACACCAATCTATCAATTGGATCAAAACAGACTCGTAAGGGGATACAAGGGAATTGGCCGTTTTTTTATGGATGCCACCAATTTCAGCCCGATACTGAAAAGCGCCAAGATCACACCGAACTCCCAGGTGCTGCTGATTGACGCCATGAACAATATCATCGCCGCGGAAGGGCCGCTTCCTCCGGGTCAAACCATGTTTTATGTCAAACAGTGGGAGAATAAGAAGGATTATATCATTCAAACGATCACCTTGCCCCGGTCGGAATGGAAATTGATCAGCTTGATACCGAGAAACGAGCTGTTGGAAGACATGGATACGGTGAAACGATTCAATATAGTCACTTATTCGATCATGTTTTTCATATTGTGCATCTTCTTATTCATTTTCTTCTCCCGAATATTGAAACCGATCAAAGAGCTGATGGATTTTATGAAGTCTTTCTCGAAGAAAGGCGGAGAGAGCCGGTTCAATGTCGTTTATCATAATGAAATCGGCGTGCTCGGCTCCAAATTGAACAGCATGCTGGATGACATCGATATGTTAAGTAAACAAGTGCAGTCGACCCAAGCGCGAATGTATGAAATGGAGCTCGCGAAAAAACAGATGGAAATTTCCGCATTCCGCAACCAGATCAATCCGCACTTTCTGTATAACACGTTGGAAAGCATTCGTGCCGTCGCTTTAATTTACGATGTTGAGGAGATCGCCGACATATCCGCTTCCATGTCGAACATGTTCCGCTATGCGGTGAAGGGAAGCAATTTTGTAACCGTGAGGGAAGAAATCGAGCATGTGAACGAATATTCGAAAATCATTGAGTTCCGGTTCAGAGGAAGATTTCAAATCGAAATCGACACCGACGAACGATTGATGTCGGAACGTATGCTCAAAATGCTGCTGCAGCCCATCGTTGAAAATGCGGTGTTTCACGGTTTGGAGAGAAAAATTGGGAAAGGAAAAGTTCACATCCGGGTTTGCAGAATGGACGAAGGCCAAATCGGGATCACCATTCAAGATGACGGACATGGAATGGATGAGGTCCGCTATTCGGACTTGATGAGCAAGCTTCATCGTTATGCCGATTCTGGAGCGTTCTTGGATAAAGACACGGCAAAAGGAATCGGGTTATTGAACATTTATCGGAGAATGAAGCTGTTTTACGGTGATGGGGCGGATATGAAGATATGGAGCCGGTTGCATGAAGGCACGACCGTCTGCATCACATTTCCGATGATTGTCCCACACATTGAAGAAGCGGGAGGGGAAGCTTATGTACCGAGTATTGATCGTGGACGATGA